The sequence CTTCCGCATAGCTCTTGGCACGTATTTTATTTTGGAGTTATACCAAATCTTGCTTAGTCACCCCCTCTTATAGCTATAGCCAGTAAGCTTAGGACGGGGCAGGGGTGAGTCCCTTGCGCGGGGGCTACGCCCCCACACCCCCTGTAATAACCGAGCTGTCTATGGCTACTTGGAGTCCGCGCAGGCGGACTTTGCTCGTGTAGCTGCCACTTTCGGTCGCCAGGCAATATTAGGAATAATTAACGCGGATTTGGTATTAAATCAGCAGGCGGTTATTGGGGATTCTAAAACCGCAGCAAAAATGATAGAATCAAAAACCTTGGCAATATTTGATATTCTCGCAAAACTGCAATGACTAAACGTACCTTGGGCGGCACCGTCCGCAAAAAGAAACGTACTTCAGGCTTTCGCGCCCGGATGAAATCTCCTACAGGGCGGCGCGTAATTAAGGCTCGTCGCCGTCGCGGTCGGCTTCGCCTCACAACGGTTTAGTACTTTATTAATTAGTGTTTAGGTTTCATCAGCCCCAACCCATGAGCTTACTGTGCTGCCTGCTAAACATCGCTTAAGGCGGCGACAGGATTTTGCTACTGTTTATGCAAAAGGCGATCGCTACAGCGGTCGGTACCTGCGATTGCGCGTTTACAATACGACCAATCTGGGTTTTGCTAGCCAGATTGGTATAGTAATTAGTAAAAAAGTAAGTAAAAGTGCGGTAATACGTAATCGAATCAAGCGTCAACTGCGTGCCATTTGCCGTCAACTTCTGTCACAATTGAAACAAGGTTTGCAAATAGTTGTCACAGTTTCTACCTTAGATGGTAGTCCGAGCTATACACAGCTTGGTAACGACCTCACCAAACTATTGATCGAAGCGCAGGTATTGCATGGCAGTTAAAGAAGAAATCTATTTTGAAGGCAAACCGCACATTGGTGACCTGATTATCGGGTTGCTCATCAGCGTGTTTGTAATTACAATTCCCCTTACAATTAGCTCAATTGTAAGGGCTTTGTGGGTTAGGTACCGCATTACCAATCGCCGCATTACTGTAACTGGAGGCTGGATGGGGCGCAACCGCACCGATGTTATCTATGCGGAAATTGCTAAAGTGGTAATCGTACCCCGTGGTTGGGGTAGTTGGGGCGATATGGTGCTGACCTTAAAAGATGGCTCTCGCTTAGAGTTAAGATCTATACCCAAGTTCCGCGAAGTTTATGACTACATCGAGTCGAAACTCAGCCTCAAAGCCAAGGAAGCCAGTGGTACTTTAGGTACTGCTGGAAAAGCTGCAACTTAAACTCTAACTAATATTATTTTCAATCAAGATGGATTTCGGTGTAGGTTTCCTTTCAAATAACGTCATGTTGCCGATCCTGGATTTTTTTTACGGGATCTTCCCCAGTTATGGGTTGGCAATTGTAGCACTGACGTTGGTCATTAGATTCGCACTATTCCCTGTTAGCGCCAACCAGATCCGCAGTATGCGGCGGATGAAAATTGCTAACCCAATCATGCAACAGCGCATTAAAGAGGTGCAAGAGCGCTACAAAACCGACCCTGCTAAACAGCAGGAGGAAATGGGTAAAGTCAACGCTGCTAACTTTAAAGAGTTTGGTAACCCATTATCGGGCTGCCTACCTGCACTATTGCAAATGCCAATCTTGTTTGCATTATTCGCCACACTACGCGGATCGCCATTTGCTGACATTAACTACAATATTAATTTTCAAGTATTTCCTAAGGAACAACAGGAGCAAATTCAGCCTCAAGCTTTTGTTTCTCCACCCCAGAACATTTATTTTGCCGACGAAGTTCACTACCCAATTATTGCATCGATACCCAGCGGCACCAACCTGGTTGCAGGCGAGCAAACCAAAATTGCTTTGCAGACCTCTGAAGGGGAGAAATTTGACAGCTTAAATGCCAAATTCCCAGACATCGATCTCACTCCTACCTGGCACGTTACCAAGGGGAGCGAAAATGTGGAGCTGCTACCTGACGGCACGGTAAAAGCAATCCACCCTGGTGAAGTCACCGTGCAAGCCACCATACCCGGTCTGGCTGCTAACAAGGGTTTTTTGTTTATTCAGGCGTTGGGGAAAGTTGGTGTCACCAATCCGGATGGCAGCATTAGCTGGGATATTTTAATTATGGTGCTGGGCTTTGGTATTAGCTTGTACATAAACCAGGCACTATCAGGAGGATCGAGCAAGAGCAACTCCGATAACCAGCAACAGGAGACCATGAATAAGGTCACTCCTATTATCTTTTCTGGGATGTTTCTCTTCTTCCCGCTGCCAGCAGGCGTGTTGCTTTATATGTTAGTTGCCAATGTTTTCCAAACAGTTCAGGCATTTATCGTGTCTAAGGAACCTCTGCCAGAAAATCTTCAGAAGCTAGTTGAAGCCCAAGCAAGTGTTGCATCCCAGCCGATCCCCAAGTCACAGGTAACCAGGACTGAAACGACTAAGCCAGAAACCACCAAGCCTCAAGCCGCTAAAACTCAAGTAACTAAGTCCCAGGCAGATAAACCTCAACCTGATAAGGCGGAGACAAAGCCTGCTACTGAAACACAAAAAACAGAGCCTAAAGCAATTAAACCGAGCGAATCCAAACCAGTCAAAGCACCTCCTATTAAACCTAAAAGCAGTCAAGGGGAAAAGTCTTCGCTGCCGTTTGAGCCAGGTTCGTCTAAATCCTCATCTAAGAAGAAGAAAAACTAGGGTCTTTCGATAAGTGTAGGAGTTTAAAAGCAGACATGCAGCAGACTGATAAGAGTTGCGATTGGTTGAAGCAATTGCTCGATCTGATGGGCTACCCTACTCAGGTTAAAGCAATACCGGCTCCGATCGTAGATCCCAATTCGACCGATATTAATGTCTGGCTGGAAATCGATCGCAGTAACTTAAACGACCTACAGATCCAGATGTTACTGGGTCGAGATGGTTCAAATCTAGATGCAATACAGTCTTTAGCTAATCTCTATCTGAACCTTGGCAAGGAGTCTGAAGGCGATCGGCATTTTTACACGATCGAGCTAAATGGTTATCGTGCCGAGCAGCAGGCACGGCTCAAAAGTCTGGCTGAATCTGCTGCCAGCCAGGTACGCCAGACGCATCAGGATTGTCAAATTAAACATCTATCTCCAGCCGAACGCCGTATCGTACACATGCTTCTTAAAGAGTGTCCCGATCTAGAAACCTTTAGTGAAGGCGTGGAGCCTCATCGTTACCTGATCGTCCGAGCGTTACAAACCTAACAGTTACAGCCAATGGAAAAGATCTTCATCCCTCAATTGGCAAAGGCAGTTGATGCCACCGAGACAATTCAGTTCAAGGAATTTATTGAAGGACTCAATACGCTGACTCCCGTGCAAGGGGCAATGACCGTCAAGCATCTGGGTTCGGTGTTGGAAGTCAAAGCCGAGGCATGGGCGATC comes from Pseudanabaena sp. PCC 6802 and encodes:
- the rpmH gene encoding 50S ribosomal protein L34, translated to MTKRTLGGTVRKKKRTSGFRARMKSPTGRRVIKARRRRGRLRLTTV
- the rnpA gene encoding ribonuclease P protein component, with translation MLPAKHRLRRRQDFATVYAKGDRYSGRYLRLRVYNTTNLGFASQIGIVISKKVSKSAVIRNRIKRQLRAICRQLLSQLKQGLQIVVTVSTLDGSPSYTQLGNDLTKLLIEAQVLHGS
- a CDS encoding PH domain-containing protein, with the translated sequence MAVKEEIYFEGKPHIGDLIIGLLISVFVITIPLTISSIVRALWVRYRITNRRITVTGGWMGRNRTDVIYAEIAKVVIVPRGWGSWGDMVLTLKDGSRLELRSIPKFREVYDYIESKLSLKAKEASGTLGTAGKAAT
- the yidC gene encoding membrane protein insertase YidC, which produces MDFGVGFLSNNVMLPILDFFYGIFPSYGLAIVALTLVIRFALFPVSANQIRSMRRMKIANPIMQQRIKEVQERYKTDPAKQQEEMGKVNAANFKEFGNPLSGCLPALLQMPILFALFATLRGSPFADINYNINFQVFPKEQQEQIQPQAFVSPPQNIYFADEVHYPIIASIPSGTNLVAGEQTKIALQTSEGEKFDSLNAKFPDIDLTPTWHVTKGSENVELLPDGTVKAIHPGEVTVQATIPGLAANKGFLFIQALGKVGVTNPDGSISWDILIMVLGFGISLYINQALSGGSSKSNSDNQQQETMNKVTPIIFSGMFLFFPLPAGVLLYMLVANVFQTVQAFIVSKEPLPENLQKLVEAQASVASQPIPKSQVTRTETTKPETTKPQAAKTQVTKSQADKPQPDKAETKPATETQKTEPKAIKPSESKPVKAPPIKPKSSQGEKSSLPFEPGSSKSSSKKKKN
- a CDS encoding protein jag; amino-acid sequence: MQQTDKSCDWLKQLLDLMGYPTQVKAIPAPIVDPNSTDINVWLEIDRSNLNDLQIQMLLGRDGSNLDAIQSLANLYLNLGKESEGDRHFYTIELNGYRAEQQARLKSLAESAASQVRQTHQDCQIKHLSPAERRIVHMLLKECPDLETFSEGVEPHRYLIVRALQT